The DNA sequence GCCGATTAGGAGGCCCATTTAAAGAAAAATAAAGACCGCAGAATCAACTGATTCCGCGGTCTTTTGCATGAGGTGCTCGCTACCGTTTCCTACTGTACCACCACCGTGCTCAGGTACAGCGAGTTGCACGCCGCATCCTGTTCTACCGTCTGGAAGAAGGCATAGACATACACCGTTTTACCTGCCCATCCTTCTGGCAGTACCACCGAAGCAGTTCCGCCATCGCGTTGTTCCGGTCCTTCCATGATCGCAAACTCCGCCGCTTCCTCCTCGTAAATTGCCGTACAGAAAATATCTGTAGCCTTGGCGAGCATCTGGGCGCTGTTGTCCACCCAGGTGAAGTTCAGAGTTTGATCTGCAGCCGCTGTTACAGCAAGATTCTGAAATCCGGTGAGAGTCCCTTTCGTCACAATGACTTTTTCCATCATCAGGATGGCTTGGTCATTTTCGTACGCGACCACTTCGCGCAGCAGATAACTTGCTGCGAGATTCACCCTCGATTTTACGCCGGCATTTTCGCCGTAAAGGCGGCTTTGCATAGCGCGCAACGAGTTTTGAAATTTAATCGCCAGAGCAAACTTTGCCCGCTGCATGATTTGCAACGGCGTGGGTTTGCCGCCTGAAGATTTCGGACGGCTTCTGATGACGTCCATTCCGCGCCACGTGGCGCCTACTACCGTACCTACGGTTCCGCTGAATCCTCCCAGGATTCCTTTTTTAATTGTTC is a window from the Kaistella flava (ex Peng et al. 2021) genome containing:
- a CDS encoding DUF6266 family protein, whose product is MGTIKKGILGGFSGTVGTVVGATWRGMDVIRSRPKSSGGKPTPLQIMQRAKFALAIKFQNSLRAMQSRLYGENAGVKSRVNLAASYLLREVVAYENDQAILMMEKVIVTKGTLTGFQNLAVTAAADQTLNFTWVDNSAQMLAKATDIFCTAIYEEEAAEFAIMEGPEQRDGGTASVVLPEGWAGKTVYVYAFFQTVEQDAACNSLYLSTVVVQ